From the genome of Cedecea lapagei, one region includes:
- the oppC gene encoding oligopeptide ABC transporter permease OppC — MMLTKKNSEALENFSEKLEVEGRSLWQDARRRFIHNRAAITSLVVLALIALFVAFAPVLSQFTYFDTDWGMMSAAPDLASGHYFGTDSSGRDLLVRVAIGGRISLMVGVAAALVAVVVGTLYGCLAGYLGGKIDSVMMRLLEILNSFPFMFFVILLVTFFGQNILLIFVAIGMVSWLDMARIVRGQTLSLKRKEFIEAAHVGGVSTMNIVLRHIVPNVLGVVVVYASLLVPSMILFESFLSFLGLGTQEPLSSWGALLSDGANSMEVSPWLLLFPAGFLVITLFCFNFIGDGLRDALDPKDR, encoded by the coding sequence ATAATGTTGACTAAGAAAAACAGCGAGGCGCTGGAAAACTTCAGTGAAAAACTGGAGGTTGAAGGCCGTAGCCTGTGGCAGGACGCGCGTCGCCGTTTTATCCATAACCGCGCGGCAATCACCAGTTTAGTGGTGCTGGCGCTGATTGCACTGTTCGTGGCGTTTGCTCCGGTACTGTCGCAGTTTACCTACTTTGATACCGACTGGGGCATGATGTCTGCCGCGCCAGATCTGGCCTCCGGACACTACTTCGGGACTGACTCGTCGGGGCGTGACCTGCTGGTGCGCGTCGCTATCGGCGGGCGAATCTCGCTGATGGTGGGCGTGGCTGCCGCGCTGGTGGCAGTGGTTGTGGGCACGCTATACGGCTGCCTGGCGGGCTATCTCGGCGGTAAAATTGACTCCGTGATGATGCGCCTGCTGGAGATCCTGAACTCCTTCCCGTTCATGTTCTTCGTGATCCTGCTGGTGACCTTCTTTGGGCAAAACATCCTGCTTATCTTCGTGGCTATCGGGATGGTCTCCTGGCTGGATATGGCGCGTATCGTGCGCGGTCAGACTCTGAGCCTGAAGCGCAAAGAGTTTATCGAAGCGGCGCACGTGGGCGGTGTCTCTACGATGAATATCGTGCTGCGCCATATCGTGCCAAACGTACTGGGCGTGGTGGTGGTTTACGCCTCGCTGCTGGTCCCAAGCATGATCCTGTTTGAATCTTTCCTGAGCTTCCTGGGTCTGGGTACTCAGGAGCCTCTGAGCAGCTGGGGCGCATTATTGAGTGATGGTGCGAATTCCATGGAGGTATCACCGTGGCTGCTGCTGTTCCCGGCAGGCTTCCTGGTGATTACGCTGTTCTGTTTTAACTTTATCGGCGATGGCCTGCGTGATGCCCTCGACCCGAAAGATCGTTAA
- a CDS encoding YchE family NAAT transporter, with amino-acid sequence MAQSFFDMPTYIKFFIGMFALVNPVGIIPVFISMTSYQSAAARNKTNLTANLSVAIILWTSLFLGDGILQVFGISIDSFRIAGGILVVTIAMSMISGKLGEDKQNKQEKSESAIRESVGVVPLALPLMAGPGAISSTIVWGSRYHNWGHLLGFSLAIALFAFCCWLLFRIAPWLVRMLGQTGINVITRIMGLLLMSLGIEFIVTGVKAIFPGLLS; translated from the coding sequence GTGGCTCAATCCTTTTTCGATATGCCGACCTATATTAAGTTCTTTATCGGGATGTTTGCTCTGGTCAACCCGGTAGGAATTATTCCCGTCTTTATCAGTATGACCAGCTATCAGAGTGCGGCGGCAAGAAATAAAACCAATCTTACTGCCAACCTCTCGGTGGCGATTATTCTCTGGACCTCGCTGTTTCTTGGCGACGGCATCCTGCAGGTCTTTGGCATCTCTATCGACTCATTCCGCATCGCTGGCGGCATCCTGGTGGTCACCATTGCGATGTCGATGATCAGCGGCAAGCTGGGTGAGGATAAGCAGAACAAGCAGGAAAAGTCAGAGAGCGCCATTCGTGAAAGCGTTGGGGTTGTGCCGCTGGCATTACCGCTGATGGCGGGGCCGGGGGCCATTAGCTCCACCATCGTCTGGGGAAGCCGCTACCATAACTGGGGCCATCTGCTGGGTTTCTCCCTTGCCATTGCGCTGTTCGCTTTCTGCTGCTGGCTGCTGTTCCGCATTGCTCCGTGGCTGGTGCGTATGCTGGGGCAGACGGGGATCAACGTTATAACCCGTATTATGGGGCTTTTACTGATGTCGCTGGGGATTGAATTTATCGTCACCGGGGTGAAAGCCATCTTCCCGGGTTTGTTAAGTTAA
- the oppD gene encoding ABC transporter ATP-binding protein: MSTIETSPVAAPLNKSEILLDVKDLRVTFGTPDGDVTAVNDLNFSLRAGETLGIVGESGSGKSQTAFALMGLLATNGRIGGSAKFNGKEILNLPEAQLNRLRAEQISMIFQDPMTSLNPYMRVGDQLMEVLMLHKKLGKAEAFEESVRMLDAVKMPEARKRMRMFPHEFSGGMRQRVMIAMALLCRPKLLIADEPTTALDVTVQAQIMTLLNELKREFNTAIIMITHDLGVVAGICDKVLVMYAGRTMEYGNARDVFYKPVHPYSIGLLNAVPRLDAEGESLLTIPGNPPNLLRLPQGCPFQPRCQFAMEACNSAPPLEQFGDGRLRACFRPVEELV, from the coding sequence ATGAGTACTATTGAAACCTCTCCGGTGGCCGCTCCACTGAACAAATCTGAGATCCTGCTTGACGTCAAAGATCTGCGCGTGACCTTCGGCACGCCGGACGGTGACGTAACGGCGGTAAACGACCTCAACTTTAGCCTGCGTGCCGGTGAAACCCTCGGTATCGTTGGTGAGTCCGGCTCCGGTAAATCCCAGACGGCCTTCGCGCTGATGGGGCTGTTGGCGACTAACGGCCGCATTGGCGGTTCTGCGAAGTTCAACGGCAAAGAGATCCTGAACCTGCCGGAAGCCCAGCTTAACCGCCTGCGCGCCGAGCAAATCTCAATGATTTTCCAGGATCCAATGACCTCGCTGAACCCGTACATGCGCGTGGGCGATCAGCTGATGGAAGTCCTGATGCTGCACAAAAAGCTCGGCAAGGCGGAAGCCTTTGAAGAGTCCGTGCGCATGCTGGACGCGGTGAAAATGCCGGAAGCGCGTAAACGCATGCGCATGTTCCCTCACGAGTTCTCTGGCGGTATGCGTCAGCGCGTGATGATTGCCATGGCGCTGCTGTGCAGACCTAAGCTGCTGATTGCCGATGAACCTACCACGGCGCTGGACGTGACCGTCCAGGCGCAGATCATGACGCTGCTGAACGAGCTGAAACGCGAATTCAACACGGCGATCATTATGATCACCCACGACCTGGGCGTTGTGGCCGGCATCTGCGACAAAGTACTGGTGATGTATGCCGGGCGTACCATGGAGTATGGCAACGCGCGCGACGTGTTCTACAAACCGGTGCACCCTTATTCCATTGGCCTGCTTAACGCGGTGCCGCGTCTGGACGCGGAAGGTGAGTCTCTCCTGACTATCCCGGGTAACCCACCGAACCTGCTGCGTTTACCGCAGGGCTGTCCGTTCCAGCCTCGCTGTCAGTTTGCAATGGAAGCTTGTAATAGTGCTCCGCCACTGGAGCAGTTTGGTGATGGCCGCCTGCGTGCCTGCTTTAGACCGGTGGAGGAATTAGTATGA
- the oppB gene encoding oligopeptide ABC transporter permease OppB gives MLKFILRRCLEAIPTLFILITISFFMMRLAPGSPFTGERTLPPEVMANIEAKYHLNDPITTQYFSYLKQLAHGDFGPSFKYKDYSVNDLVASSFPVSAKLGAAAFIFAIVLGVSAGVIAALNQNTKWDYTVMGFAMTGVVIPSFVVAPLLVLIFAITLKWLPGGGWNGGAPKYMILPMIALSLAYIASIARITRGSMIEVLHSNFIRTARAKGLPMRRIVLRHALKPALLPVLSYLGPAFVGIITGSMVIETIYGLPGIGQLFVNGALNRDYSLVLSLTILVGALTILFNAVVDVLYAVIDPKIRY, from the coding sequence ATGTTGAAATTTATTCTACGTCGTTGTCTGGAAGCAATTCCGACACTCTTTATTCTTATAACGATCTCCTTCTTTATGATGCGTCTCGCACCAGGTAGCCCTTTTACCGGTGAACGTACGCTGCCGCCGGAAGTAATGGCGAACATCGAAGCGAAGTATCACCTGAACGATCCCATCACTACTCAGTACTTCAGCTACTTAAAACAGCTGGCGCACGGGGATTTTGGACCTTCATTTAAATACAAAGATTATTCCGTGAATGACCTGGTGGCTTCGAGCTTCCCGGTTTCCGCTAAATTAGGCGCAGCTGCCTTCATCTTTGCCATCGTGCTTGGTGTTTCGGCGGGCGTCATTGCGGCACTGAATCAGAACACCAAATGGGATTACACGGTAATGGGCTTTGCCATGACGGGGGTGGTTATCCCCAGCTTCGTGGTGGCGCCGTTGCTGGTACTGATATTCGCCATTACCCTCAAGTGGCTGCCCGGCGGCGGCTGGAACGGTGGGGCGCCGAAGTACATGATTCTGCCGATGATCGCGCTGTCTCTGGCCTATATCGCCAGCATCGCGCGTATCACCCGCGGCTCAATGATTGAAGTTCTGCACTCTAACTTTATCCGCACCGCTCGCGCGAAAGGCCTGCCGATGCGTCGTATCGTGCTGCGCCACGCCCTGAAACCCGCTCTTCTGCCGGTCCTGTCCTACCTTGGGCCAGCATTTGTCGGGATTATCACTGGCTCAATGGTTATTGAAACGATTTATGGCTTGCCGGGCATCGGTCAGCTGTTTGTTAACGGTGCGCTGAACCGTGACTATTCACTGGTTCTCAGCCTGACCATTCTGGTCGGTGCGCTGACGATTCTGTTCAACGCGGTGGTTGACGTGCTGTATGCCGTTATCGACCCGAAAATCCGTTACTAA
- the oppA gene encoding oligopeptide ABC transporter substrate-binding protein OppA codes for MTNITKKSLIAAGILTALIAGNVAMAADVPAGVQLAEKQDLVRNNGSEPQSLDPHKIEGVPESNISRDLFEGLLISDLQGHPTAGVAESWDNKDAKVWTFHLRKDAKWSNGDPVTAQDFVYSWQRLADPKTASPYASYLQYGHLANIDDIIAGKKPTSDLGVKAVDDHTLEVTLSEPVPYFYKLLTHPSMSPVPKATIDKFGDKWTQPANIVTNGAFKLKDWVVNERIVLVRNANYWDNKKTVINQVTYLPISSEVTDVNRYRSGEIDMTYNNLPIELFQKLKKEIPTEVHADPYLCTYYYEINNQKAPFTDVRVRTALKLGLDRDIIVNKVKNQGDLPAYGYTPPYTDGAKLTKPEWFSWSQDKRNEEAKKLLAEAGYTKDKPLTFNLLYNTSDLHKKLAIAVASIWQKNLGVNVKLENQEWKTFLDTRHQGTFDIARAGWCADYNEPTSFLNTMLSDSSNNTAHYKSPAFDKIIADTLKASDEAQRTALYDKAEQQLDKDSAIVPVYYYVNARLVKPWVGGYTGKDPLDNVYVKDLYIIKH; via the coding sequence ATGACAAATATCACTAAAAAAAGCCTGATTGCAGCGGGCATCTTAACTGCGCTAATTGCTGGTAATGTCGCGATGGCGGCAGATGTTCCGGCGGGTGTCCAATTGGCAGAGAAACAGGATCTGGTTCGCAACAACGGCTCTGAACCTCAATCTCTTGACCCTCACAAAATTGAAGGCGTCCCTGAGTCCAATATTAGCCGCGACCTGTTTGAAGGGCTGCTGATCAGTGATTTACAGGGGCACCCAACCGCGGGCGTTGCAGAATCCTGGGATAATAAAGACGCTAAAGTCTGGACTTTCCATCTGCGTAAAGACGCAAAATGGTCCAACGGTGACCCGGTTACCGCACAAGATTTCGTTTACAGCTGGCAGCGTCTGGCGGATCCGAAAACCGCTTCTCCGTACGCAAGCTACCTGCAATACGGCCACCTCGCGAATATCGACGATATTATCGCCGGCAAAAAACCGACCAGCGATCTGGGCGTTAAAGCTGTCGACGATCATACTCTGGAAGTCACGCTGAGCGAGCCGGTTCCTTATTTCTACAAGCTGCTGACTCACCCATCTATGTCTCCAGTGCCGAAAGCCACTATCGATAAATTCGGCGACAAATGGACTCAGCCTGCCAACATCGTGACTAACGGCGCATTCAAATTAAAAGATTGGGTAGTTAACGAACGTATCGTTCTGGTGCGTAACGCTAATTACTGGGATAACAAGAAAACCGTTATCAACCAGGTCACCTACCTGCCAATCTCTTCTGAAGTGACGGACGTCAACCGCTACCGCAGCGGCGAAATCGACATGACTTATAACAACCTGCCGATTGAGCTGTTCCAGAAGCTGAAAAAAGAGATCCCAACGGAAGTCCACGCCGATCCGTATCTGTGCACCTATTACTATGAAATCAACAACCAGAAAGCACCGTTTACCGACGTACGTGTACGTACCGCGCTGAAACTGGGCCTGGATCGTGACATCATCGTAAATAAAGTGAAAAACCAGGGTGACCTGCCGGCTTATGGCTACACCCCACCGTATACCGATGGCGCGAAACTGACCAAACCAGAGTGGTTCAGCTGGTCTCAGGACAAACGTAACGAAGAAGCGAAGAAACTGCTGGCTGAAGCGGGCTACACCAAAGACAAACCGCTGACCTTCAACCTGCTGTACAACACCTCCGATCTGCACAAGAAGCTGGCTATCGCCGTGGCTTCCATCTGGCAGAAAAACCTCGGTGTGAACGTTAAGCTGGAAAACCAGGAGTGGAAAACCTTCCTCGACACTCGTCACCAGGGCACCTTCGATATCGCGCGTGCTGGCTGGTGTGCGGACTATAACGAACCGACCTCCTTCCTGAACACCATGCTGTCCGACAGCTCGAACAACACCGCGCACTATAAGAGCCCGGCGTTCGATAAGATTATTGCCGATACTCTGAAAGCCAGCGATGAAGCCCAGCGCACCGCGCTGTACGACAAAGCTGAACAGCAGCTTGATAAAGACTCCGCTATCGTACCGGTTTACTACTACGTTAACGCCCGTCTGGTTAAGCCGTGGGTAGGTGGTTATACCGGTAAAGACCCGCTGGATAATGTCTACGTGAAAGATCTGTACATTATCAAACATTAA